In Chaetodon trifascialis isolate fChaTrf1 chromosome 6, fChaTrf1.hap1, whole genome shotgun sequence, one DNA window encodes the following:
- the c6h9orf78 gene encoding splicing factor C9orf78 homolog, translating to MPSGKSFRRRRDSSDVEEDEITEELRSKVEEAKELQSLRKRQTGVSVTALLVGEKLPPEAEIDNDPFKLKTGGVVDMKKVKDRNRDMTEDETDLNLGTSFSAETNRRDEDADMMKYIETELKKKKGLVEAEEQKVKVKNAEDHLYELPENIRVNSAKKTEEMLSNQMLSGIPEVDLGIDAKIKNIIFTEEAKAKLLAEQRNKKKDHGTSFVPTNIAVNYVQHNRFYHEDVNAPQRHHRHREEPKARPLRVGDTEKPGPEASSPPNYRKRPNNEKATDDYHYEKFKKMNRRY from the exons ATGCCGAGCGGTAAAAGCTTTAGGAGGAGAAGGGACTCGTCagatgtggaggaggatgaaataACTGAAGAATTAAG ATCAAAAGTAGAAGAGGCTAAAGAGCTTCAAAGTTTGCGGAAACGGCAGACCGGAGTCAG TGTGACCGCCCTGTTGGTGGGAGAGAAACTGCCGCCAGAGGCTGAAATTGAT AATGATCCTTTTAAACTGAAGACTGGAGGGGTTGTGGACATGAAGAAAGTCAAAGACAGGAATAGAGACAT GACGGAAGACGAGACAGACCTCAACCTGGGCACCTCCTTTTCAGCTGAAACGAACAGAAGAGACGAGGACGCGGACAT GATGAAATATATTGAGACGGagctgaaaaagaagaaaggttTGGTGGAAGCCGAGGAACAGAAAGTTAAGGTGAAGAACGCGGAGGACCACCTGTATGAGCTGCCTGAGAATATCCGAGTCAATTCTGCCAAGAAGACGGAGGAGATGTTGTCCAATCAGATGCTGAGCGGGATTCCTGAAGTTGATCTTGGCATTGA CGCAAAGATAAAGAACATTATCTTCACGGAGGAGGCGAAAGCCAAGCTTCTGGCAGAACAGAGGAACAAGAAAAAAGACCACGGCACATCGTTTGTACCCACCAACATCGCTGTCAACTACGTCCAACACAACCGCT TCTATCACGAGGATGTGAATGCACCACAGAggcaccacagacacagagaggagccCAAAGCAAGGCCACTACGTGTGGGAGACACTGAGAAACCAGGTCCAGAGG CATCGTCACCACCAAACTACCGCAAACGTCCAAACAACGAAAAGGCCACAGATGATTACCATTATGAGAAGTTCAAGAAGATGAATCGGCGATATTGA